In one window of Streptomyces griseus subsp. griseus DNA:
- a CDS encoding zinc-dependent alcohol dehydrogenase family protein has protein sequence MKALVFEEPGRTTWRDVPDPDIEDAADVIVRVEAVTICGTDLHIVKGDVPEVTPGRVLGHEAVGTVVEAGGDVRTVRPGDRVLVSCISACGRCRYCREARYGQCRGGGGWVLGHTIDGTQAEYVRVPFADLSVYPLPHSVDSVDAVLLADIFPTAYEVGVRNGGVSPGDTVVVVGAGPIGLAAIATSRLYSPERVIAVDLADARLKAARSLGAAATVRADEEPGQLVADLTDGLGADVVMEAVGVPETFETCTRMVRPGGRVANIGVHGKPATLHLEDLWIKDVTITTGLVDTASTPMLLRMLANGRLPSAELVTHRFELEEMEEAYDVFSRAADTGALKVALHAPQ, from the coding sequence ATGAAGGCACTCGTCTTTGAGGAACCGGGCCGCACGACCTGGCGGGATGTTCCCGATCCGGACATCGAGGACGCCGCCGATGTCATCGTGCGTGTCGAAGCGGTCACTATCTGTGGTACCGATCTGCATATCGTCAAGGGTGACGTGCCCGAAGTGACGCCGGGGCGGGTGCTGGGCCACGAAGCGGTGGGCACCGTGGTGGAGGCCGGCGGCGATGTACGGACCGTACGGCCGGGGGATCGGGTGCTGGTCTCCTGCATTTCTGCCTGCGGGAGGTGCCGCTACTGCCGGGAAGCCCGCTACGGACAGTGCCGGGGCGGAGGCGGCTGGGTGCTCGGCCACACCATCGACGGCACACAGGCGGAGTATGTCCGTGTGCCGTTCGCCGACCTCTCGGTCTATCCGCTACCCCATTCCGTCGACAGCGTCGACGCCGTCCTCCTGGCGGACATCTTCCCCACCGCCTACGAGGTCGGTGTCCGCAACGGCGGCGTGAGCCCGGGTGACACCGTCGTCGTGGTCGGCGCAGGCCCGATCGGTCTGGCCGCCATCGCCACCTCCCGTCTCTACTCGCCCGAGCGGGTCATCGCGGTCGACCTCGCGGACGCCCGGCTGAAGGCGGCCCGATCTCTCGGCGCCGCAGCCACCGTCCGTGCCGACGAGGAGCCTGGGCAACTCGTCGCGGACCTCACGGACGGGCTGGGGGCTGATGTGGTCATGGAAGCGGTCGGCGTACCAGAGACCTTCGAGACGTGCACCCGGATGGTCCGGCCCGGCGGCCGGGTCGCCAACATCGGTGTTCACGGCAAACCTGCCACCCTCCACCTGGAGGATCTCTGGATCAAGGACGTCACCATCACCACAGGACTGGTGGACACCGCATCGACTCCCATGCTGCTGCGGATGCTGGCGAACGGCAGGCTGCCATCGGCCGAGTTGGTCACGCACCGGTTCGAACTGGAGGAGATGGAGGAGGCGTATGACGTGTTCTCCCGGGCGGCGGACACCGGAGCCTTGAAGGTCGCCCTCCATGCCCCGCAGTGA
- a CDS encoding flavodoxin domain-containing protein, which translates to MPGTRLLIAYGSKHGATQGIAEELGEELRSKGVDAVVIPADRVNDVSDYDGVILGGAVYAGRWHVEARRCARRHADELRRRSVWLFSSGPVDDSAERRDIAPVRGVARWMQRLGAREHITFGGALTEQTPGLIAHSMVRHGKGGDFRNPERIRRWADHIASQLGSSS; encoded by the coding sequence ATGCCTGGCACACGACTGCTGATCGCCTACGGAAGCAAGCACGGAGCGACACAGGGAATCGCTGAGGAGCTGGGAGAGGAACTCCGCTCCAAGGGGGTCGACGCGGTGGTGATACCCGCCGACCGTGTCAACGATGTGAGCGACTACGACGGTGTGATTCTCGGGGGCGCTGTCTACGCCGGACGCTGGCACGTCGAGGCCCGCCGATGCGCCCGCCGCCATGCGGACGAGCTGAGGAGGCGGTCCGTCTGGCTCTTCAGCAGCGGTCCGGTCGACGATTCGGCCGAGCGGCGCGATATCGCGCCGGTGCGCGGGGTCGCCCGCTGGATGCAGCGTCTCGGCGCCCGGGAGCACATCACGTTCGGTGGAGCGCTCACAGAGCAGACGCCCGGCCTGATTGCCCACAGCATGGTCCGGCACGGGAAGGGCGGCGACTTCCGCAACCCGGAACGCATCCGCCGGTGGGCCGATCACATCGCATCCCAACTCGGCTCGTCCAGCTGA
- a CDS encoding nicotinate phosphoribosyltransferase produces the protein MSQVTTTDLYEVTMALSYVHEGMQAPATFSLFARNLPPGRGFLVAAGLEPALDYLSGFRVEASDANEFASVLHLPPEDLAPLRGLAFGGQVRAVPEGRLVFAGEPLLEVTAPLPQAQLVETYLLSLVCHETAVAAKAGRCVLAAAGRPLVDFSLRRCHGPEAGSQAARLCAMVGFAGTSNVAAAARYGIDASGTMAHSYIECFRSEEEAFRAFARTHRGPLTFLVDTYDTDRGVETAARVLSDLARGPGCGIRLDSGDLGLLARRARETLDAAGLRDVRIIASGGLDEYGVDALVRGGAPIDVFALGTRVGVAADAPYLDAAYKLVEYDGTPVMKLSSAKVTAPAPKQVFRGPGLQDVIGLETEEPPADTEPLLRTVMRDGVRSGPPDDLGAARARFEADLAELPPDARRVEEPVPPVPRSSARLEEVTAQVRERLASRRHHGRPEERTGPTGSADPASGRL, from the coding sequence ATGTCCCAGGTGACCACGACAGATCTGTACGAGGTCACGATGGCCCTGTCCTACGTGCATGAGGGCATGCAGGCACCTGCCACGTTCAGCCTCTTCGCGAGAAACCTGCCTCCCGGACGGGGATTCCTCGTCGCGGCGGGGCTAGAACCCGCACTCGACTACCTTTCCGGGTTCCGGGTCGAGGCGTCGGACGCGAACGAGTTCGCGTCCGTGCTCCACCTCCCGCCCGAGGACCTCGCGCCGCTGCGAGGACTGGCTTTCGGCGGCCAGGTCCGGGCTGTTCCCGAGGGACGGCTGGTCTTCGCAGGAGAGCCGTTGCTCGAGGTCACCGCCCCGCTGCCGCAGGCCCAGTTGGTGGAGACGTACCTCTTGTCGTTGGTCTGTCATGAGACGGCGGTCGCCGCCAAGGCCGGACGGTGCGTCCTTGCGGCGGCGGGACGTCCACTCGTCGATTTCTCCCTGCGGCGGTGCCACGGTCCGGAAGCAGGCTCCCAAGCCGCCCGGTTGTGCGCCATGGTGGGCTTCGCGGGCACCAGCAACGTCGCCGCCGCGGCCCGGTACGGTATCGACGCGTCCGGCACCATGGCTCACTCCTACATCGAGTGCTTCCGCTCCGAGGAAGAGGCCTTTCGGGCTTTCGCCCGAACTCACCGGGGGCCCCTGACCTTCCTGGTCGACACGTACGACACCGACCGGGGGGTGGAGACCGCCGCCCGGGTCCTTTCGGACCTGGCGCGCGGCCCGGGGTGTGGCATCCGGCTGGACAGCGGCGATCTCGGGCTGCTCGCGCGCAGGGCCCGCGAGACGCTTGACGCGGCCGGGCTGCGAGACGTGAGGATCATCGCGAGTGGAGGTCTGGACGAGTACGGGGTCGACGCCCTGGTGCGCGGCGGAGCACCCATTGACGTCTTCGCCCTGGGTACACGCGTCGGTGTCGCCGCCGACGCGCCCTATCTCGACGCTGCGTACAAGCTGGTCGAGTACGACGGCACACCGGTCATGAAGCTCTCCTCGGCCAAGGTCACCGCTCCCGCGCCCAAGCAGGTGTTCCGTGGTCCAGGTCTCCAGGACGTCATCGGCCTGGAGACCGAAGAGCCGCCCGCAGACACGGAGCCGCTGCTTCGGACGGTCATGCGTGACGGGGTGCGGAGCGGGCCGCCCGATGATCTGGGCGCGGCCCGTGCACGGTTCGAAGCCGACCTCGCCGAACTGCCGCCGGACGCCCGGCGCGTCGAAGAGCCTGTGCCACCGGTGCCACGGTCCTCGGCGCGGCTGGAGGAGGTCACCGCGCAGGTGCGGGAGCGGCTCGCGTCACGGAGGCATCATGGCCGGCCGGAGGAGCGTACCGGGCCGACCGGCTCTGCCGATCCCGCGTCCGGCCGGCTGTGA
- a CDS encoding glycoside hydrolase family 65 protein: MNDAWSWNYSAYDPHTERLVEALCTVGNGRFATRGSAPECAADDAHYPGTYLAGCYDRLSSTVAGRTVENEDLVNLPNWTLVRYRCLPEDGPPGQWLTPDSAELRRCTTHLDLRAGVLTRRLLYRDGAGRGLRVTHQRFVHMGTDCLAAQRSAFRAYGWAGRLEVESILDGAVTNAGVERYGDLDGQHLTEHRKGAEPGGVAWLTCRTVQSAVHLALAVRTTSSPARPAEYVHAARAAVQRFMLPVSPSSSVTVTKTVALHTSLDRPAGDPLAAALECLAHAPVFGRQLRSHRSAWQRMWNQAELHVPGESGHVLRLHLFHLLQTLSPHTAELDVGVPARGLHGEAYRGHVFWDELFVLPYLTLHFPEVARAMLMYRHRRLPAARAAARRAGARGAMYPWQSASSGHEETQAMHLNPVSGRWLPDHSHLQRHVGSAVALNAWRYAQAAGDPGFLHAAGADILLEVARYWASTAAFDPGRGRYRLRGVVGPDEYHDAYPGADRPGIDDNAYTNAMAAWVLARALEVFDALPDARREELAERLAIDAEEHARWEDVSRRLYVPFHDGVLSQFEGFGDLKELDWERYRRRYADIRRLDRILEAEGDSVNNYQASKQADALMLGHLFRPADLTALFGRLGYRLDDEIWNGTVAYYLPRTSHGSTLSSLVHGWVLARQKGPEAWRYVEEALLSDVADLQGGTTGEGIHLGAMAGTLDLVERGITGLEAGEEGLRIDPVALREIPRFSFTLCFRGHSGVRIRLLPGRIGISVPSPPQGPLVVLLPEGRRVAVLPGREHWFHLPLQESPK, translated from the coding sequence ATGAACGACGCCTGGAGCTGGAACTACTCCGCCTATGACCCGCACACGGAGCGGCTGGTCGAGGCCCTCTGCACCGTCGGCAACGGCAGATTCGCCACGCGGGGCAGCGCTCCGGAATGCGCGGCGGACGACGCGCACTATCCGGGGACCTATCTGGCCGGCTGCTACGACCGCCTCTCATCCACCGTCGCCGGGAGGACGGTGGAGAACGAGGACCTGGTCAACCTTCCGAACTGGACGCTGGTGCGCTATCGCTGCCTGCCCGAAGACGGACCACCCGGGCAGTGGCTCACGCCGGACTCCGCCGAACTGAGACGTTGCACCACGCATCTGGACCTACGAGCCGGTGTCCTCACCCGCCGTCTGCTCTACCGAGACGGTGCGGGGCGCGGTCTGCGCGTCACCCATCAGCGGTTCGTCCACATGGGAACCGATTGCCTGGCCGCTCAGCGCAGCGCGTTCAGAGCCTACGGCTGGGCCGGTCGCCTCGAGGTCGAGTCGATTCTCGACGGCGCTGTCACCAATGCCGGAGTGGAACGCTACGGCGACCTCGACGGGCAGCACCTCACCGAACACCGCAAGGGAGCGGAGCCCGGGGGAGTCGCCTGGCTCACCTGCCGGACTGTCCAGTCGGCCGTCCACCTGGCTCTCGCCGTCCGCACCACCTCCAGCCCGGCACGACCTGCCGAGTACGTTCACGCCGCCCGTGCTGCCGTGCAGCGGTTCATGCTCCCGGTTTCCCCCAGCAGTTCGGTGACGGTCACCAAGACGGTCGCCCTGCACACCTCACTCGACCGCCCCGCCGGTGACCCGCTGGCCGCAGCGCTGGAGTGCCTCGCCCACGCCCCCGTTTTCGGCCGACAGCTCCGGTCGCACAGGTCTGCGTGGCAGCGCATGTGGAACCAGGCGGAGCTGCACGTACCCGGGGAGAGCGGGCACGTGCTGCGCCTGCACCTGTTCCATCTGCTGCAGACCCTGTCGCCGCACACGGCGGAGCTCGATGTCGGAGTGCCGGCCCGCGGGCTGCACGGAGAGGCGTACCGGGGCCATGTGTTCTGGGACGAACTCTTCGTCCTGCCCTATCTCACCCTTCATTTCCCCGAAGTCGCCCGAGCGATGCTCATGTACCGCCACAGGCGGCTGCCCGCAGCCCGAGCGGCTGCCCGACGTGCCGGGGCGCGTGGAGCCATGTACCCCTGGCAGAGTGCCAGTTCCGGCCATGAAGAAACCCAGGCGATGCACCTCAATCCCGTCTCCGGCCGGTGGCTGCCGGACCATTCGCACCTCCAGCGCCATGTGGGGTCCGCGGTGGCGCTCAACGCCTGGCGGTACGCACAGGCGGCGGGTGATCCAGGGTTCCTCCACGCGGCCGGGGCGGACATCCTGCTGGAGGTGGCCCGGTACTGGGCGAGCACGGCGGCCTTCGATCCCGGCCGTGGCCGCTACCGGCTGCGGGGGGTGGTCGGCCCCGACGAGTACCACGACGCGTATCCGGGCGCGGACCGGCCGGGCATCGACGACAACGCCTACACCAACGCGATGGCCGCATGGGTCCTGGCCCGGGCCCTGGAGGTCTTCGACGCCCTGCCCGATGCCAGGCGTGAGGAGCTCGCGGAGCGACTGGCGATCGACGCGGAGGAGCATGCGCGCTGGGAGGACGTCTCCCGCCGCCTTTACGTGCCCTTTCATGACGGTGTGCTGAGCCAGTTCGAGGGTTTCGGGGACCTGAAGGAACTCGACTGGGAGCGCTATCGGCGCCGCTACGCCGATATCCGGAGACTGGACCGGATCCTGGAGGCGGAGGGTGATTCGGTCAACAACTACCAAGCGTCCAAGCAAGCCGACGCTCTCATGCTCGGCCATCTCTTCCGGCCCGCCGACCTGACCGCTCTCTTCGGCCGTCTCGGCTACCGGCTCGACGACGAGATCTGGAACGGGACAGTCGCCTATTACCTGCCGCGCACCAGTCACGGGTCGACGCTCAGCAGTCTGGTGCACGGCTGGGTACTTGCACGTCAGAAGGGCCCGGAGGCCTGGAGGTACGTGGAGGAGGCACTTCTGAGCGACGTGGCCGACCTTCAGGGCGGGACGACCGGCGAGGGCATCCATCTCGGTGCCATGGCGGGCACACTTGATCTGGTCGAGCGAGGCATCACGGGTCTGGAAGCCGGTGAGGAGGGTCTGCGTATAGACCCCGTGGCCCTCAGAGAGATTCCTCGATTCTCCTTCACTTTGTGCTTCCGGGGACACAGTGGGGTGCGGATCCGGCTGCTCCCTGGGCGCATCGGCATCAGCGTTCCCTCTCCGCCTCAGGGTCCACTCGTGGTGCTGCTCCCGGAGGGCAGAAGGGTAGCGGTGCTGCCGGGGAGGGAGCACTGGTTTCATCTGCCGCTTCAGGAATCCCCGAAATGA
- a CDS encoding MBL fold metallo-hydrolase RNA specificity domain-containing protein codes for MSQPTPPPVSPASRAALLTFLGATSTVTGSKFLIESDHARILVDCGLFQGFADLRRRNWEKFARPPADIHAVVVTHAHLDHCGYLPRLVRQGFRGPILMSADTARLAEIVLRDSARLQMESAQHANTHGWSKHRPAKPLYDDADVEKTLSFFDPVAVGSDVEIMAGTRLTLHRGGHILGSAWARLTLEDGHALAVSGDLGRPGHPLLLPPEPFSGADVLLVESTYGDRRHAPTESRAAFASTIGRTLARGGTVVIPAFAIDRTEVVLHELVELRAAGVLPAAVPVYVDSPMALAALDVYRQAVRDRSPELRPDVMDQGAGALSPDPFLAARTVQESIAINSTHGPCVIVSSAGMATGGRVLHHLRRLLPDPRNTVVVVGFAAAGTRARDLVNGVPALKMFGEYIPVRAEVADVPHFSAHADGSQILDWLRGAPPPHTTYVVHGEPSAAETLRARISDELGWTAVVPRSGEAVLVR; via the coding sequence ATGTCGCAGCCGACGCCGCCACCCGTCTCCCCGGCTTCCCGTGCGGCACTGCTCACGTTCCTCGGTGCCACGAGCACCGTGACCGGCAGCAAGTTCTTGATCGAGAGCGACCACGCCCGCATCCTCGTCGACTGCGGGCTCTTCCAGGGTTTCGCCGATCTGCGCCGCCGCAACTGGGAGAAGTTCGCCCGGCCCCCGGCCGACATCCACGCGGTCGTGGTCACCCACGCCCATCTCGATCACTGCGGGTATCTCCCCCGCCTCGTCCGGCAGGGCTTCCGCGGCCCGATCCTCATGAGCGCCGACACGGCACGGCTCGCCGAGATCGTTTTGCGCGACAGCGCCAGGCTGCAGATGGAATCGGCCCAGCACGCGAACACCCACGGCTGGTCCAAACACCGCCCCGCCAAGCCGCTGTACGACGACGCCGACGTGGAGAAGACGTTGAGCTTCTTCGATCCCGTGGCGGTCGGCAGCGACGTCGAGATCATGGCGGGCACCCGCCTCACACTGCACCGCGGAGGCCACATCCTTGGCTCCGCCTGGGCACGTCTCACCCTGGAGGACGGTCACGCATTGGCGGTGTCCGGCGATCTGGGACGCCCGGGTCACCCTCTGCTGCTTCCCCCGGAGCCGTTCTCCGGCGCCGACGTACTGCTGGTGGAGAGCACCTACGGCGACCGCCGGCACGCCCCCACCGAGAGTCGCGCTGCATTCGCCTCGACGATAGGACGCACCCTCGCACGAGGTGGCACCGTCGTCATCCCTGCCTTCGCCATCGACCGGACCGAGGTCGTCCTCCACGAGCTCGTCGAGCTACGCGCGGCCGGCGTCCTGCCGGCAGCGGTACCCGTGTACGTCGACAGCCCCATGGCCCTCGCGGCGCTGGACGTCTACCGGCAAGCGGTGCGGGACCGGTCGCCGGAGCTCAGACCGGACGTTATGGACCAAGGCGCGGGAGCTCTGAGCCCTGACCCGTTCCTGGCGGCCCGCACGGTCCAGGAGTCCATCGCCATCAACAGCACGCACGGCCCGTGCGTCATCGTCTCCTCGGCCGGAATGGCCACAGGCGGCCGAGTCCTGCACCACCTGCGCCGGCTGTTGCCCGACCCGCGCAACACCGTCGTCGTCGTCGGCTTCGCCGCAGCCGGAACCCGCGCCAGAGACCTGGTGAACGGCGTACCCGCGCTCAAGATGTTCGGCGAGTACATCCCCGTCCGCGCCGAAGTGGCAGATGTTCCGCACTTCTCGGCACACGCCGACGGGAGTCAGATCCTCGACTGGCTGCGCGGCGCCCCGCCCCCGCACACGACGTACGTGGTACACGGCGAGCCGTCGGCCGCCGAGACGCTGCGCGCCCGTATTTCCGACGAGCTCGGCTGGACCGCCGTCGTCCCACGCTCCGGAGAAGCCGTGCTGGTCCGATGA
- a CDS encoding cation-translocating P-type ATPase — protein sequence MTQTPTGGQGNAFPTPGEAFDPSEPVPRLRRELSTGPEGLSAREASRRLAVHGPNEVRSKARSSIIRDVSAQLAHPLALLLWAAAALAFVAGLGVLGWAILAVIAVNAAFALLQERQAERAVETLAHYLPEQAFVVRDGRTQQIEARDLVPGDVILLEEGGKIPADARVTEGGVEVDLSMLTGESAPVERTDAAGRAGAPLIEEPNLVFSGTTCLGGQARATVFATGDRTELGRIAALSQRSRREPSPLEQQVKKVAWLIAAVAVAMGMVFLVVGVAVGLPLTDSLTFAIGLLVANVPEGLLPTITLALAVGVRSLARRGAVVKRLSAVETLGSTDVICTDKTGTLTLNRMRLQAVWTPAHGASPGPWAAELAHTASLCTTVTRTEKGALQGDPTEKALVEGAADRGMPLDLAERDAGRQSLFRFDPRLRLMSVVQRSERTVPFRVVVKGAPEAVLPQVHAQADVAPAREAAESMARKGMRVLAVAGRECPMGAEAPSQREDAESELTLLGLVGLYDPPRTEVAEAVRRCHEAGIRVLIVTGDNGATAAAVAREVGIGVPRLHVVAASESITDEELDRLLVEDDVEVVFARSSPETKLKVADALRAHGRIVAMTGDGVNDAPALHRAHIGVAMGKSGTDVAREAATMVLTDDDFATIVAAVESGRRVYDNVRKFIVYIFAHTTPEVVPFLVFALSAGAVPLPLTVLQILAIDLGTETLPALALGRERSEPGTMKRPPRPHRQGVISRDMLIRSWGYLGLVSAALVMGAFFYVLWRSGWIPGAPTGDGAALHHAYTMATTATFAGIVTCQVGTAIAARTDHAALRDIGLFTNPLLLAGIAFELVFTAALVYLPPLQDLFGTAALPWDVVALVATFPFIVWGTDEMRRARRRHSRPDAGSAEPVGPVRSSGRP from the coding sequence ATGACGCAGACACCGACCGGAGGCCAGGGCAATGCCTTTCCCACCCCGGGCGAGGCATTCGATCCCAGCGAGCCCGTTCCCCGTCTGCGACGTGAACTCTCCACCGGTCCCGAGGGGCTCTCCGCGCGCGAGGCCTCGCGGCGCCTGGCTGTCCACGGCCCCAACGAAGTGCGGTCCAAGGCGCGTTCCTCCATCATTCGCGACGTGTCAGCTCAGCTGGCCCACCCTCTGGCCCTTTTGCTCTGGGCTGCCGCGGCCCTCGCCTTCGTAGCCGGACTGGGCGTGCTGGGCTGGGCGATCCTCGCCGTGATCGCGGTCAACGCCGCCTTCGCGCTGCTCCAAGAACGTCAGGCCGAACGGGCCGTCGAGACCCTCGCCCACTACCTGCCCGAACAGGCCTTCGTCGTGCGGGACGGCAGGACACAGCAGATCGAGGCCCGGGACCTTGTTCCGGGCGACGTGATCCTCCTGGAGGAAGGGGGCAAGATCCCGGCCGACGCGCGGGTGACCGAGGGCGGAGTCGAGGTCGACCTCTCCATGCTGACAGGGGAGTCCGCGCCCGTGGAGAGGACGGATGCCGCCGGTCGGGCGGGGGCTCCGCTCATCGAGGAACCCAACCTCGTATTCAGCGGGACGACCTGTCTGGGAGGGCAGGCCCGGGCCACGGTCTTCGCGACGGGGGACCGCACGGAACTCGGACGTATCGCGGCACTCAGCCAGCGTTCCCGACGTGAGCCGAGTCCTCTGGAACAGCAGGTCAAGAAGGTGGCTTGGCTCATCGCCGCTGTAGCTGTCGCGATGGGAATGGTCTTCCTCGTCGTCGGGGTGGCCGTCGGTTTGCCTCTCACCGACTCCTTGACGTTCGCGATCGGCCTCCTGGTCGCCAACGTACCCGAAGGCCTGCTCCCGACGATCACGCTCGCACTCGCGGTGGGCGTACGGTCACTCGCCCGCCGGGGAGCGGTGGTGAAGCGGCTGAGTGCTGTGGAGACCCTGGGCTCCACGGACGTCATCTGCACCGACAAGACCGGCACACTGACCCTCAACCGAATGCGGCTGCAGGCGGTGTGGACCCCTGCTCATGGCGCCTCGCCCGGCCCATGGGCGGCTGAGCTCGCGCACACCGCCTCGCTGTGCACCACTGTCACCCGTACGGAGAAGGGGGCCCTGCAGGGCGATCCCACGGAGAAGGCCCTCGTCGAAGGTGCGGCCGACCGGGGCATGCCCCTGGACCTGGCCGAGCGTGACGCGGGGCGGCAGTCGCTGTTCCGGTTCGACCCACGGCTCCGGTTGATGTCGGTCGTTCAGAGGAGCGAGAGGACCGTGCCTTTCCGGGTCGTGGTCAAAGGAGCCCCCGAAGCCGTGCTGCCCCAGGTCCACGCCCAGGCGGACGTGGCGCCGGCACGTGAGGCCGCGGAGAGCATGGCGAGGAAGGGCATGCGCGTCCTCGCGGTCGCGGGCCGGGAGTGCCCCATGGGCGCGGAAGCCCCGTCGCAGCGCGAGGACGCCGAATCCGAGCTGACGCTGCTGGGGCTGGTCGGGCTCTACGATCCACCGCGCACGGAGGTTGCCGAGGCCGTACGCCGTTGCCACGAAGCAGGGATCCGCGTGCTCATCGTGACCGGCGACAACGGTGCCACTGCGGCTGCCGTGGCTCGTGAAGTAGGGATAGGAGTTCCGCGTCTGCACGTCGTAGCCGCCTCCGAATCGATCACCGACGAGGAGCTGGACCGCCTTCTGGTCGAGGACGACGTGGAAGTGGTCTTCGCGAGGTCCTCGCCGGAGACGAAGCTCAAAGTGGCCGACGCCCTGCGTGCCCACGGCCGGATCGTGGCGATGACGGGGGACGGCGTGAACGACGCACCGGCTCTGCACCGAGCCCACATCGGTGTGGCCATGGGCAAGTCAGGCACCGACGTGGCTCGTGAGGCCGCCACCATGGTGCTGACCGACGACGACTTCGCCACCATCGTCGCCGCGGTCGAATCCGGACGACGTGTCTACGACAACGTACGCAAGTTCATCGTCTACATCTTCGCGCACACCACACCCGAGGTGGTGCCGTTCCTCGTGTTCGCGCTGTCGGCCGGAGCCGTCCCGCTCCCGCTCACCGTGCTGCAGATCCTCGCCATCGACCTGGGCACCGAAACCCTGCCCGCACTGGCCCTGGGCCGCGAACGATCCGAGCCCGGCACCATGAAACGCCCGCCCCGACCGCACCGCCAAGGAGTCATCTCCCGTGACATGCTGATACGCAGCTGGGGCTACCTCGGTCTCGTATCGGCGGCCCTGGTCATGGGAGCGTTCTTCTACGTGCTCTGGCGCTCGGGCTGGATCCCCGGAGCACCCACCGGCGACGGGGCGGCCCTCCACCACGCCTACACCATGGCCACCACAGCCACCTTCGCCGGCATCGTCACCTGCCAGGTCGGCACCGCGATCGCGGCCCGCACCGACCACGCCGCCCTACGGGACATCGGCCTGTTCACCAACCCGCTGCTACTGGCAGGCATCGCCTTCGAACTCGTCTTCACCGCAGCCCTCGTCTATCTCCCACCGCTCCAGGACCTGTTCGGCACGGCTGCGCTGCCCTGGGACGTCGTCGCGCTGGTCGCCACCTTCCCCTTCATCGTCTGGGGAACGGATGAGATGCGACGCGCACGCAGGCGTCACAGCCGGCCGGACGCGGGATCGGCAGAGCCGGTCGGCCCGGTACGCTCCTCCGGCCGGCCATGA
- a CDS encoding HAD family hydrolase: MLLDSASLHAAAWKVAFDHCIEKLRPDDLRQPPFDADAEYRRLVDGKARLDGARAFLEDRGIVLPAGAPDDQPGCTSIWAVAAAKEQAFTHMLSTRAVPVFDDVAPALRSLRAKGVRCAAASASRHAGDLLEAAGIIGFFDAVVDGRDVARLGLPGKPDPALFLEAASRMGLRPAEAAVVEDAEAGVAAGRRGGFGLVVGLDRTPSAGRAVALHTMGADVVLRDLAALVDELRAERP; this comes from the coding sequence GTGCTGCTCGATTCCGCTTCCCTACACGCCGCTGCCTGGAAAGTCGCGTTCGACCACTGCATCGAGAAGCTGCGGCCCGACGACCTGCGACAGCCTCCCTTCGACGCGGATGCGGAGTACCGACGCCTCGTGGACGGCAAAGCACGGCTTGACGGAGCCCGCGCCTTCCTGGAGGACCGAGGCATCGTGCTGCCGGCGGGCGCACCGGACGACCAGCCCGGCTGCACCAGCATCTGGGCGGTCGCCGCCGCCAAGGAGCAGGCCTTCACCCATATGCTCTCGACCCGGGCGGTTCCCGTATTCGACGATGTGGCTCCCGCGCTGCGATCCCTTCGCGCCAAGGGAGTTCGGTGCGCCGCAGCCTCCGCCTCACGGCATGCCGGGGACCTGCTGGAGGCGGCAGGCATCATCGGCTTTTTCGACGCCGTGGTCGACGGCAGGGACGTCGCACGCCTCGGGCTTCCCGGCAAACCGGATCCCGCGCTGTTCCTGGAGGCCGCTTCCCGGATGGGGCTGCGCCCGGCCGAAGCCGCAGTGGTCGAGGACGCGGAGGCGGGGGTGGCCGCGGGCCGCCGTGGCGGCTTCGGTCTCGTCGTCGGGCTGGACCGGACACCGAGCGCCGGCAGGGCCGTCGCGCTGCACACCATGGGGGCGGATGTCGTGCTGCGCGACCTTGCCGCTCTCGTCGACGAGCTTCGGGCGGAACGTCCATGA
- a CDS encoding CBS domain-containing protein has translation MTPHPYTVADVMTRKVIAVARTASFKDIVTAMSRWSVSALPVVEGEGHVVGVVSEADLLPKEEFHERSPGLLEQMHRLDATAKAGSLTAEDLMTRPALTIGPDATLPQAARLMATRGVKRLPVVEGDVLRGIVSRSDLLKVFLRPDDEIAEDVREQVVARLFPVSQQKVSVQADAGVVTMSGVVREARLIPVAARLARACAGVVDVRCELTAAETR, from the coding sequence ATGACTCCACACCCGTACACCGTGGCCGACGTCATGACGAGGAAGGTCATCGCAGTCGCGCGGACGGCGTCGTTCAAGGACATCGTGACCGCGATGTCGCGGTGGTCCGTCAGTGCTCTCCCGGTCGTCGAAGGGGAAGGCCATGTCGTGGGGGTGGTCTCGGAGGCCGACCTGCTACCGAAGGAGGAGTTCCACGAGCGGAGTCCTGGCCTCCTGGAACAGATGCACCGCCTCGACGCCACAGCCAAGGCAGGCTCCCTGACCGCCGAGGACCTGATGACACGGCCGGCCCTGACCATCGGCCCGGACGCAACTCTGCCACAGGCCGCCCGGCTGATGGCGACCCGCGGAGTGAAACGCCTGCCGGTCGTCGAGGGGGACGTCCTCAGGGGCATCGTCAGCAGGTCGGACCTGCTGAAGGTCTTCCTCAGGCCCGACGACGAGATCGCCGAGGACGTACGGGAGCAGGTGGTCGCGCGGCTCTTCCCTGTATCGCAGCAGAAGGTGAGCGTCCAGGCCGATGCGGGCGTCGTGACAATGTCCGGCGTGGTGAGGGAGGCACGCCTGATCCCGGTGGCAGCCCGTCTAGCACGGGCATGCGCAGGAGTGGTCGACGTTCGGTGCGAGCTGACCGCCGCCGAAACCCGGTGA